The following coding sequences are from one Armatimonadota bacterium window:
- a CDS encoding xanthine dehydrogenase family protein subunit M, with product MKPAPFRYVRPQTRMEAMEALARYGEDAKVLAGGQSLVPLMNLRLARPKVLVDINRVAELGTLERRDGVLILGALVRHRQVERDVRVTEACPILSRAAAHIGFPAVRNRGTVGGSLAHADPAAELGCVLLATGAVVVLESTDGRREVPIEDLFVGPYTTCIRPEELLVEVRVPVFGETTRWGFAEFTRHEGGFALALAACVLHLDGQGRVAAARVAVGGAGPVPVRLREAEQVLQGAPLSEERVAEAASFACAVEGYDDVHAPAWYRQRLAGWLVRRVLQQAVGEEM from the coding sequence ATGAAACCGGCGCCGTTTCGGTACGTACGGCCGCAGACCCGCATGGAGGCCATGGAGGCGCTTGCCCGCTACGGGGAGGACGCCAAGGTGCTGGCGGGGGGGCAGAGTTTGGTGCCTCTGATGAATCTGCGGCTCGCCCGCCCCAAGGTGTTGGTGGACATCAACCGCGTCGCGGAGCTGGGAACCCTGGAGCGGCGGGATGGAGTGCTGATCCTGGGAGCCCTCGTCCGGCACCGGCAGGTGGAGCGGGATGTGAGGGTAACGGAAGCCTGTCCCATCCTGAGTCGGGCCGCAGCCCACATCGGGTTTCCCGCCGTCCGGAACCGCGGGACCGTGGGAGGAAGTCTCGCCCATGCGGATCCCGCGGCAGAACTCGGTTGCGTGCTTCTCGCCACGGGGGCCGTGGTGGTGCTGGAGTCCACAGACGGCCGACGGGAAGTGCCGATCGAAGATCTGTTCGTGGGTCCCTACACCACCTGCATCCGCCCTGAGGAACTCCTGGTGGAGGTCCGGGTACCCGTGTTCGGAGAGACCACCCGCTGGGGATTTGCGGAGTTCACCCGCCACGAGGGTGGGTTCGCCCTAGCCCTGGCCGCCTGCGTACTCCACCTGGACGGGCAGGGCAGGGTGGCTGCTGCCCGGGTGGCGGTGGGCGGTGCAGGACCCGTTCCGGTAAGGCTTCGCGAGGCCGAGCAGGTCCTACAGGGCGCTCCCCTCTCGGAGGAGCGGGTGGCCGAGGCTGCCTCCTTCGCCTGCGCCGTGGAGGGCTACGACGACGTCCACGCGCCCGCCTGGTACCGCCAGCGGCTGGCAGGCTGGCTCGTACGCCGGGTGCTTCAACAGGCCGTGGGAGAGGAGATGTAA
- a CDS encoding (2Fe-2S)-binding protein — protein MDRISIALSVNGKPYQLAVEPRRLLADVLRRDLGFTGVHLGCEHGVCGACTVLLDGEVVRSCLMFAVQADGYEILTVEGLNTSGELHPVQRAFIEEFGFQCGFCTPGMILSAYRLLQEHPNPSEYEIRRALAGNLCRCTGYVDIVRSVQRAAVLLTQREAYRAP, from the coding sequence ATGGACCGTATCTCCATCGCCCTGTCGGTCAACGGCAAGCCCTACCAGTTGGCGGTAGAGCCGCGCCGCCTGTTGGCGGACGTCCTGCGCCGCGATCTGGGGTTCACGGGCGTGCATCTGGGGTGCGAGCACGGGGTGTGCGGCGCGTGCACCGTGCTCCTGGATGGGGAGGTGGTGCGTTCCTGCCTGATGTTCGCGGTGCAGGCGGACGGATATGAGATCCTTACGGTGGAGGGGCTGAACACCTCCGGGGAACTTCACCCCGTCCAGCGGGCGTTCATCGAGGAGTTCGGGTTCCAGTGTGGGTTCTGCACGCCCGGCATGATCCTCTCCGCATACCGCCTGCTGCAGGAGCATCCGAATCCCTCGGAGTACGAGATCCGTCGTGCTCTTGCGGGCAACCTGTGCCGCTGCACGGGATACGTGGATATTGTGCGGTCCGTTCAGCGCGCTGCTGTGCTCCTCACGCAGAGGGAGGCATACCGTGCTCCCTAG
- a CDS encoding xanthine dehydrogenase family protein molybdopterin-binding subunit: protein MLPSGRYVGQRVPRWEDRRFVEGRGRYLDDLSLPDQVEVAFARSPYAHARIRRIDLQAARSHPEAIGVYAWEDLRDLLRPYWTMPRGPIRQARVTPLASEKVRWVGEPVAVVVARDRYVAEDLCELVTVEYEPLAPVVDALEAMKPDSPRLYEEWPDNVVSHQTFQAGNPEAELRGCAVVVRKRFRSNRVTAVPLEGRGVLARWDPREETLTVWMGHQDVHLARAVLSEILGLPLSRIRVVSPDVGGAFGIKLPIYPEEMVVCALSRLLGRPVKWVQDRRESLLGDTHAREAVVDVEAGFDAAGKLRAMRIHVISDAGAYAVAGRGPIIEGSMLARELPGPYDLRHYAYTLDVVMTNKAPVAVYRGVAIPVSTFVMERVMDLAADALQMDPAEIRRRNLIRTFPYATVTGHVYDAGQYLEGLEKLLELVDYGRWRAEQARLREQGRYLGVGICCLVDATARGGGFYGRLGLKAATQEGCILRVDPSGGIIAALGTTTQGQGLHTALAQLIADTLGVPLERVTVVMGDTATTPYGGGAWASRGAVAGGAVALLAARRLREKIQHIAAHLLEAAPEDIELAEGRAFVRGTTARSLSLEEIAHTAYFVAVDLPARMEPGLEVMVHWEPEIPATFAYTAQAMVVEVQPETGAVNILKYVVVEDCGPIINPGLVDGQLRGGILQGLGQALYEDLVYDAQGQLLTSTLLDYLLPGFCEAPEVEIHHLSTPSTRTVGGLRGMAESGTAGAPAVLANAVADALKPFGAEVTALPLSPARVAELIRGQKPTKGG, encoded by the coding sequence GTGCTCCCTAGCGGCCGGTACGTGGGCCAGCGCGTCCCCCGTTGGGAGGACCGTCGGTTCGTGGAGGGCCGGGGACGGTACCTGGATGACCTCAGTCTTCCGGATCAGGTAGAGGTCGCTTTCGCCCGCAGTCCTTACGCCCATGCGCGCATTCGGCGCATCGACCTACAGGCCGCCCGGAGCCATCCGGAGGCGATCGGGGTGTATGCGTGGGAGGATCTGCGGGACCTCCTGCGTCCCTACTGGACCATGCCGCGGGGTCCTATCCGGCAGGCGCGCGTCACACCCCTGGCTAGCGAAAAAGTGCGGTGGGTCGGAGAACCGGTGGCCGTGGTGGTGGCGCGGGATCGGTATGTGGCGGAGGACCTGTGTGAGCTCGTGACGGTGGAGTACGAGCCGCTTGCCCCGGTGGTAGACGCGCTGGAGGCGATGAAGCCCGACAGCCCCCGGCTGTACGAGGAGTGGCCGGACAACGTGGTCTCCCACCAGACCTTCCAGGCGGGGAATCCCGAAGCAGAGCTCAGGGGCTGTGCCGTAGTGGTCCGGAAGCGCTTCCGCAGCAATCGGGTCACCGCGGTGCCCCTGGAGGGCCGGGGAGTTCTGGCTCGCTGGGACCCGCGGGAGGAAACCCTCACGGTGTGGATGGGGCACCAGGATGTGCACCTCGCCCGGGCAGTGCTCTCCGAGATCCTGGGCTTGCCCCTGAGCCGGATCCGCGTGGTCAGCCCGGACGTGGGGGGAGCCTTCGGAATCAAGTTGCCCATCTATCCGGAGGAGATGGTGGTGTGCGCCCTCTCAAGGCTTTTGGGGCGGCCCGTGAAGTGGGTGCAGGATCGACGGGAGAGCCTGCTGGGCGACACGCACGCGCGGGAAGCCGTGGTGGATGTGGAGGCGGGCTTCGACGCCGCGGGGAAGCTCCGGGCCATGCGGATCCACGTGATCAGCGATGCGGGCGCCTACGCGGTGGCGGGGCGGGGTCCCATCATCGAGGGCAGCATGCTGGCCCGGGAGCTCCCGGGACCGTACGATCTGCGCCACTACGCCTACACCCTGGACGTGGTGATGACCAATAAGGCACCCGTGGCCGTGTACCGGGGCGTGGCCATCCCCGTGAGTACCTTTGTCATGGAACGGGTGATGGACCTCGCCGCGGACGCCCTCCAGATGGACCCCGCGGAGATCCGGCGCCGGAACCTCATCCGCACGTTCCCCTACGCGACGGTCACCGGGCACGTCTACGACGCGGGTCAGTACCTGGAGGGCCTGGAGAAGCTGCTGGAACTCGTGGACTACGGAAGGTGGAGGGCGGAGCAGGCGCGGCTGCGGGAGCAGGGGCGCTACCTGGGCGTGGGGATCTGCTGTCTTGTGGACGCCACCGCCCGGGGAGGCGGGTTCTACGGTCGGCTGGGGCTGAAGGCGGCCACCCAGGAGGGCTGCATCCTCCGGGTGGATCCCTCCGGCGGGATCATCGCGGCTTTGGGGACCACCACGCAAGGGCAGGGGCTGCACACGGCGCTCGCGCAGCTCATCGCGGACACCCTCGGGGTTCCCCTGGAGCGGGTCACCGTGGTGATGGGGGATACCGCCACCACCCCATATGGCGGAGGAGCCTGGGCCAGCCGGGGGGCCGTGGCGGGTGGAGCCGTGGCCCTGCTGGCGGCCCGGAGGTTGCGGGAGAAAATCCAGCACATCGCGGCCCACCTGCTGGAAGCCGCGCCGGAGGACATCGAACTGGCGGAGGGACGTGCCTTTGTGCGGGGTACCACGGCCCGCAGTCTGTCGCTGGAGGAGATCGCCCACACCGCCTACTTCGTGGCCGTGGACCTGCCCGCTAGAATGGAGCCAGGCCTGGAGGTGATGGTCCACTGGGAGCCGGAGATCCCCGCCACCTTTGCATATACGGCGCAGGCCATGGTGGTGGAGGTGCAGCCCGAGACGGGGGCCGTGAACATTTTGAAATACGTCGTGGTGGAGGATTGCGGCCCCATCATCAACCCGGGGCTCGTGGACGGGCAGCTGCGGGGCGGAATCCTGCAGGGCCTGGGCCAGGCCCTCTACGAGGACCTCGTGTACGACGCCCAGGGGCAGCTGCTCACCTCCACCCTCCTGGACTACCTCCTTCCCGGGTTCTGTGAGGCGCCGGAAGTGGAGATCCACCACCTCTCGACCCCGTCCACGCGGACCGTGGGGGGGCTGCGGGGGATGGCGGAGAGTGGGACCGCTGGTGCGCCCGCGGTGCTGGCGAATGCGGTGGCGGATGCCCTCAAGCCGTTCGGAGCGGAAGTCACCGCCCTTCCGCTCAGTCCCGCGCGGGTGGCGGAGCTGATACGGGGTCAGAAACCGACGAAAGGAGGGTGA
- a CDS encoding ABC transporter substrate-binding protein, translating into MKITRREFLRGALAGGAALAVPEALRSIAHAAPREPIRIGFPAPLTGAFADEANYMVQGATLAVEEFNRAGGVLGRQVELLVRDDRLSPDEGARRALELIERERVHFLAGVLSAAVQLAVNEVAKRHRRIFVSTSQSDKIVMPPDFSPWTFHEALTPWMTSTALARYVLREGRGKRVYILYADYAYGQEHTAAWRRVIGEVGATLVGVDPHPLGTTDYSAYLPKIVAARPDVLVLNNFGRDIVNSAKQAVELGLKQRAQIAVPIIPTAAALEAGPEVLGDVVCASSYWWEVQERIPKAKEFNTKFSRRFNRVPSDYAAYAYSGVRELLEAVQRTGTTDSDRVAKAMEGRRYAHYKDTQYWRACDHQSVQTIFLLRGRERPRGPYGLFDIIATVEGERVIPSCEALGHR; encoded by the coding sequence ATGAAAATCACACGGCGGGAGTTCCTGAGAGGTGCGCTGGCAGGAGGGGCAGCCCTGGCTGTCCCGGAGGCTCTGCGCTCCATCGCCCATGCGGCACCCCGGGAGCCCATCCGCATTGGGTTCCCCGCCCCGCTCACGGGAGCCTTTGCGGACGAGGCGAACTACATGGTACAGGGAGCCACCCTGGCGGTGGAGGAGTTCAACCGGGCCGGGGGTGTGCTGGGCCGGCAGGTGGAGCTCCTCGTGCGGGACGATAGGCTCAGCCCAGATGAGGGAGCCCGGCGTGCGCTGGAGCTCATCGAGCGGGAGCGGGTGCACTTCCTGGCGGGCGTGCTCTCCGCCGCGGTGCAGCTCGCGGTGAACGAGGTGGCCAAGCGCCACCGCCGGATCTTCGTCTCCACCAGCCAGTCGGACAAGATCGTCATGCCTCCGGATTTCAGCCCGTGGACCTTCCACGAGGCCCTCACACCCTGGATGACCTCCACCGCCCTGGCCCGGTATGTCCTGCGGGAGGGCCGCGGAAAGCGGGTGTACATCCTCTATGCAGACTACGCCTACGGACAGGAGCACACCGCCGCCTGGCGCCGCGTGATCGGGGAGGTGGGAGCGACCCTGGTGGGGGTGGATCCACACCCCCTCGGTACCACGGACTACTCCGCATACCTGCCGAAGATCGTGGCAGCCCGTCCTGACGTGCTGGTGCTGAACAACTTCGGAAGGGACATCGTGAATTCCGCCAAGCAGGCGGTGGAACTGGGCCTCAAGCAACGGGCGCAGATCGCGGTTCCCATCATCCCTACCGCCGCAGCCCTGGAGGCGGGTCCGGAGGTGCTCGGAGACGTGGTGTGTGCCTCAAGCTACTGGTGGGAGGTCCAGGAGCGGATTCCCAAGGCGAAGGAGTTCAACACGAAGTTCAGCCGGCGCTTCAACCGGGTGCCCTCGGACTACGCGGCCTACGCCTACAGCGGCGTGCGGGAGCTACTGGAGGCCGTGCAGCGGACCGGAACCACGGACAGCGACCGGGTGGCAAAGGCCATGGAGGGACGCCGCTACGCCCACTACAAGGACACCCAGTACTGGCGCGCGTGCGACCACCAGTCCGTCCAGACCATCTTCCTCCTGCGGGGACGGGAGCGGCCGCGGGGGCCTTATGGGCTCTTCGACATCATCGCCACTGTGGAGGGGGAGCGCGTGATCCCCAGCTGCGAGGCCCTGGGACACCGCTAG
- a CDS encoding branched-chain amino acid ABC transporter permease produces MSGQALLLQLVTGVVVGAIWVIVAIGLSLIFGILRIVNFAHGAFYMLGAYLAAFAVGWTGHFWIALLVAPLSMAAFGVLVERGLIGRLYGRGLVYSVLATYAVSLVVIEGVKILWGTVGPQFRVPAELAGMVNLGFSLFPKYRLFVLLATALTVLGVWWWLHRTPMGLFVRAASQDPLMTQALGVDIARVLAGAFGAGVALAGLGGTLAGPLRGVFPEMGLDILVESFVVVVIGGMGSLLGAVVAGLLVGVVQSFTFLLAPVFAHVVLFLLMIATLLVRPQGLFGTE; encoded by the coding sequence GTGAGCGGGCAAGCCCTGTTGCTGCAGCTCGTGACGGGCGTGGTGGTAGGTGCCATCTGGGTGATCGTGGCCATTGGGCTTTCCCTTATTTTCGGGATCCTGCGCATTGTGAACTTCGCCCACGGCGCCTTCTACATGCTCGGAGCATACCTGGCCGCCTTCGCCGTCGGCTGGACCGGACACTTCTGGATTGCTCTCCTCGTGGCTCCCTTGAGCATGGCTGCCTTCGGCGTGCTGGTGGAGCGGGGACTGATCGGGCGGCTCTACGGCCGGGGCCTTGTTTACAGCGTGCTGGCCACCTACGCGGTCAGCCTGGTCGTGATCGAGGGGGTCAAGATCCTGTGGGGAACCGTGGGCCCTCAGTTCCGGGTGCCCGCGGAACTGGCGGGCATGGTGAACCTGGGGTTCAGTCTCTTCCCCAAATACCGGTTGTTCGTGCTCCTGGCTACAGCCCTCACGGTGTTGGGCGTGTGGTGGTGGCTGCACCGCACGCCCATGGGGCTCTTTGTCCGGGCCGCGAGCCAGGACCCTCTGATGACGCAGGCTCTGGGGGTGGACATCGCCCGGGTGCTGGCCGGCGCCTTCGGCGCAGGGGTCGCCCTGGCGGGGCTAGGAGGGACTCTGGCGGGGCCCCTGCGGGGCGTCTTCCCGGAAATGGGGCTCGATATCCTCGTGGAGTCCTTCGTGGTCGTGGTCATCGGAGGGATGGGGAGCCTGCTGGGCGCGGTGGTGGCAGGGCTGCTGGTGGGTGTGGTTCAAAGCTTCACCTTCCTCCTGGCCCCGGTGTTCGCGCACGTGGTCCTCTTCCTCCTCATGATCGCCACCCTGCTGGTTCGGCCCCAGGGTCTGTTCGGCACGGAGTGA
- a CDS encoding branched-chain amino acid ABC transporter permease, producing the protein MELKVPSELLMTRRPLQALAFPAALVAFLVLLPVGLPYEALAAQILVYALFSLGYNLLFGYTGLLSFGHAAFFGLGGYTAGLLARRITANVLWTLPAAVVVGAVAGAVVGFFCLRRRGDYFSLMTLAFGQLLYFIAHQWRELTGGDDGLRGIPTAYLQLGPWTFPLESSRDVYVLIATLTFAGFLGFRRLLRSPFGSALQAIRENELRAEAVGYDTFRLKLWAFVLSAALSSAAGALNVYLLKFVGLNSLHWTTSGYAVLITILGGAGTLLGPLVGALAFVGLQDVLSAIPAIVDRWPFFVGLLFIVCVLVFPHGIWGTVERLQARLRWRAVPGGVEG; encoded by the coding sequence ATGGAGCTGAAGGTCCCGTCTGAATTGCTCATGACCCGCCGGCCCCTGCAGGCCCTGGCCTTTCCCGCGGCCCTGGTCGCCTTCCTCGTCCTCCTTCCCGTGGGGCTCCCCTACGAGGCCCTGGCAGCCCAGATCCTCGTATACGCCCTGTTCAGCCTGGGTTACAACCTGCTCTTTGGGTACACGGGGCTACTGTCCTTCGGGCACGCGGCCTTCTTCGGACTGGGAGGCTACACCGCGGGGCTGCTGGCCCGGAGGATCACCGCGAACGTGCTGTGGACCCTCCCCGCCGCCGTCGTCGTCGGTGCGGTGGCGGGAGCGGTGGTGGGGTTTTTCTGTCTCCGCCGGCGGGGGGACTACTTCTCCCTCATGACCCTGGCCTTCGGGCAGCTTCTGTACTTCATCGCGCACCAGTGGCGGGAGCTGACGGGGGGTGATGACGGTCTGCGTGGGATCCCCACGGCCTACCTGCAACTGGGACCGTGGACGTTCCCGCTGGAGAGCTCCCGGGACGTCTACGTCCTCATCGCCACGCTGACCTTCGCGGGGTTCCTAGGCTTCCGGAGGTTGCTCCGCTCCCCCTTTGGCAGCGCCCTGCAGGCCATCCGGGAGAACGAGCTCCGGGCGGAGGCCGTGGGCTACGACACCTTTCGTCTGAAGCTGTGGGCCTTTGTGCTCTCCGCGGCCCTGAGCAGCGCCGCGGGGGCCCTGAACGTGTACCTCCTGAAGTTCGTGGGCCTCAACAGCCTGCACTGGACCACTTCCGGTTACGCGGTTCTGATCACCATCCTGGGAGGAGCGGGGACGCTGCTGGGACCCCTCGTGGGAGCCCTAGCCTTCGTGGGGCTGCAGGACGTCCTCAGCGCCATTCCCGCCATCGTGGACCGATGGCCCTTTTTTGTGGGGCTGCTGTTCATTGTGTGCGTCCTGGTGTTCCCGCACGGGATCTGGGGGACTGTGGAGCGGCTGCAGGCCCGGCTGCGGTGGCGTGCGGTTCCAGGAGGGGTGGAGGGATGA